One stretch of Prunus persica cultivar Lovell chromosome G1, Prunus_persica_NCBIv2, whole genome shotgun sequence DNA includes these proteins:
- the LOC18790661 gene encoding calmodulin-like protein 11 isoform X2 — protein MADVLSEEQIVEFKEAFCLFDKDGDGCITVDELATVIRSLDQNPTEEELQDMISEVDVDGNGTIEFAEFLSLMANKMKETDAEEELKEAFKVFDKDQNGYISATELRHVMINLGEKLTDEEVEQMIKEADLDGDGQVNYDEFVKMMMTIG, from the exons ATGGCAGATGTTCTGAGTGAAGAACAGATTGTTGAGTTTAAAGAAGCCTTCTGTCTATTTGACAAGGATGGAGATG GTTGCATTACCGTTGATGAATTGGCGACGGTGATTCGGTCTCTGGATCAGAATCCGACGGAGGAGGAGCTTCAGGATATGATAAGTGAAGTAGACGTTGATGGAAATGGGACCATAGAATTTGCAGAGTTCTTGAGCTTAATGGCAAACAAAATGAAG GAAACTGATGCAGAGGAGGAGCTCAAAGAGGCCTTCAAAGTGTTTGACAAGGATCAGAATGGATATATATCAGCTACTGAG TTGAGGCATGTAATGATCAATCTAGGCGAAAAATTGACCGACGAAGAGGTCGAGCAGATGATCAAGGAGGCTGATTTGGATGGTGATGGCCAAGTTAACTATGATGAATTTGTTAAGATGATGATGACCATTGGATGA
- the LOC18791786 gene encoding uncharacterized protein LOC18791786, which translates to MGNEMGNYNTSGLRDEENSAVEVGEKSLVGTANGNDIKEENEIVPAAEGKYFHEKVTNLASDDPEGIEDPCVDYQTSNRTEQEVTEVHPLSESSKVRPETNEAGEGDSKMELATSLNDSGHDNPIEKKMEETDPQGTIKQQFEKQASFKKEEEGAISTSHDPEPTESIHLELNQHELATIHPDDQSVDDGGSLQGNEDCLGSSLISAFEVKSHLSDTEALKNMDESVDSNTDPAMEKERDDLLLEQKASQEQLESSEEKIETKDGDKFENGLTTITIIASNGLSGLGNEIDGELPTEMNFFKNDCSESEPEVIPVTNSPNSHLEVPEPEDKCIILKEETRPIEKESENGEHNHDDNPIQTCGESVIESESFKSSEPQFEAAKIGSIHENSEKISVFNPLSDKDCQTEETRVAENGHLVVMCVNNQNEASEDHFLDSDAKVEVVPELGTVPPELTIPHCNHKEEESTEKRAVQQNGVNTEPLFAIEVGGTETTEQFLSLQLPVDQAKVLPRKSVCGYGTVQSTNDSILNLKQESRSEFLATEASTGDCTNWIAEALASMNKLALDIPGQHVTQHTEALQAAAETKISANHSSEPCAKVEASESASCGSETQESMGRYSTESDADNLNVRGRIQKSPSFSLDLKNEARTEESDCTPLLYHDKAAMEGSPCHGDDVSLGNLMKHTSYEPDLPQYQAMPVEEKIITLERGDSDKSKTPFIGFLKEEEEARIVVTPHIHDKHSATQNSTKNLLASHAKEATPTTSSKGKEKRRHRSSLFTNCMCCATVIN; encoded by the exons ATGGGAAATGAGATGGGGAACTACAACACATCAGGTTTGAGAG ATGAAGAGAACTCTGCAGTTGAAGTTGGCGAAAAGTCTTTGGTAGGAACTGCTAATGGAAATgacataaaagaagaaaatgaaatagtACCTGCAGCTGaaggaaaatattttcatGAAAAAGTTACTAACTTGGCTTCTGATGATCCAGAGGGAATAGAAGATCCTTGTGTTGATTACCAGACATCAAACAGAACTG AGCAAGAAGTTACTGAAGTTCATCCTCTTTCTGAATCTTCAAAAGTTAGACCGGAAACGAATGAAGCGGGTGAAGGAGACAGTAAAATGGAACTGGCTACATCATTGAATGATTCAGGACATGATAACCCAATAGAGAAGAAAATGGAGGAGACTGATCCGCAAGGAACAATCAAACAACAATTTGAGAAGCAGGCTTCTTTCAAGAAAG AGGAAGAGGGAGCAATATCTACATCACATGATCCAGAACCTACAGAATCTATACATTTAGAGTTGAATCAACATGAATTGGCTACAATTCATCCTGATGACCAATCTGTAGATGACGGTGGATCTTTACAAGGGAATGAAGACTGTCTAGGATCAAGTTTGATTTCTGCTTTTGAGGTGAAAAGTCATCTCTCAGACACTGAGGCATTGAAAAATATGGATGAAAGTGTTGATTCTAACACAGATCCAGCTATGGAGAAGGAAAGGGATGACTTATTACTGGAGCAAAAGGCATCCCAAGAACAATTAGAGTCATCTGAAGAGAAGATTGAAACTAAAGATGGAGATAAGTTTGAAAATGGATTGACCACCATAACAATAATAGCATCCAATGGTCTGAGTGGCTTAGGAAATGAAATTGATGGGGAGCTTCCAACtgagatgaatttttttaaaaatgattgCTCAGAATCAGAACCAGAAGTCATTCCAGTGACTAACTCACCAAATTCTCATCTAGAAGTTCCAGAACCAGAAGACAAATGCATAATTCTTAAAGAGGAAACTAGACCAATCGAAAAAGAGTCAGAAAATGGAGAACACAACCATGATGATAACCCAATCCAAACTTGTGGAGAGTCAGTGATAGAATCAGAATCCTTCAAGTCAAGTGAGCCTCAGTTTGAAGCTGCCAAGATCGGGTCTATACATGAGAACAGCGAAAAGATAAGCGTATTTAATCCTTTAAGCGACAAGGATTGTCAAACTGAGGAGACAAGGGTTGCTGAGAATGGTCACCTAGTTGTCATGTGTGTTAACAACCAAAATGAGGCTTCTGAGGACCACTTCCTGGACTCAGATGCAAAAGTTGAGGTGGTTCCGGAACTTGGAACGGTTCCACCTGAGTTAACTATCCCACATTGCAACCACAAGGAAGAGGAATCAACAGAGAAGAGAGCTGTTCAACAAAATGGGGTTAACACAGAGCCATTGTTTGCAATTGAAGTAGGAGGAACAGAAACAACAGAACAGTTTCTGTCTCTACAACTTCCAGTTGATCAAGCAAAAGTTCTGCCCCGTAAAAGTGTATGTGGATATGGAACTGTTCAAAGCACCAATGACTCGATCCTAAATTTGAAGCAAGAGAGTCGCAGTGAGTTCCTTGCTACTGAAGCTTCCACTGGTGATTGCACAAACTGGATAGCCGAAGCATTAGCCTCCATGAACAAGTTGGCACTTGATATTCCTGGTCAACATGTTACACAACATACTGAAGCACTTCAAGCAGCGGCAGAGACTAAAATTTCAGCCAACCATTCAAGTGAACCATGTGCAAAAGTTGAAGCATCCGAATCTGCAAGCTGTGGTTCTGAAACACAAGAAAGTATGGGAAGGTACAGCACTGAATCAGATGCTGATAACTTGAACGTTCGTGGTCGGATACAAAAATCTCCAAGCTTCAGCCTTGATCTCAAAAATGAAGCAAGGACTGAAGAATCAGATTGTACTCCTTTGCTGTATCATGATAAGGCTGCAATGGAAGGCTCACCATGCCACGGTGATGATGTTAGTCTCGGAAACCTTATGAAGCACACCAGCTATGAGCCAGACCTGCCACAGTACCAAGCAATGCCAGTGGAAGAGAAAATCATTACACTGGAAAGAGGTGACTCAGACAAGTCAAAGACTCCATTCATAGGATTcttgaaggaagaggaagaagccCGTATTGTTGTTACACCACATATACATGATAAGCATTCAGCTACTCAAAATTCAACCAAGAATCTGTTGGCCTCACATGCTAAAGAAGCTACTCCAACTACTTCATCAAAAGGTAAAGAGAAGCGCAGGCACCGGTCTTCTCTCTTTACCAACTGCATGTGTTGTGCAACTGTGATTAACTGA
- the LOC18790101 gene encoding 2-methyl-6-phytyl-1,4-hydroquinone methyltransferase, chloroplastic encodes MAISMLYGAQNLKLIGGIAPATGLGSDGTKFHFGGFSKKGLVSYGGSYKTRTLAPICSVSSSRPASQPRFIQHKQEAFWFYRFLSIVYDHVINPGHWTEDMRDDALEPADLYDRNMVVVDVGGGTGFTTLGIVKHVDAKNVTILDQSPHQLAKAKEKEPLKECKIVEGDAEDLPFPTDYADRYVSAGSIEYWPDPQRGIKEAYRVLKIGGKACLIGPVYPTFWLSRFFADVWMLFPKEEEYIEWFKNAGFKDVKLKRIGPKWYRGVRRHGLIMGCSVTGVKPLSGDSPLQLGPKVEDVRKPVNPLVFLFRLILGAMAGAYYVLVPIYMWIKDQIVPKGRPI; translated from the exons ATGGCTATTTCAATGCTCTATGGAGCTCAAAATCTCAAACTCATTGGTGGCATAGCACCAGCAACAGGATTAGGTTCTGATGGGACAAAATTTCACTTTGGGGGTTTCTCCAAGAAGGGTTTAGTGAGTTATGGGGGGAGTTACAAGACTAGAACTTTGGCACCCATATGCAGTGTCTCATCCTCAAGGCCGGCCTCGCAGCCTAGGTTCATACAGCACAAGCAAGAGGCATTTTGGTTCTATAGGTTCTTATCTATAGTGTATGATCATGTTATAAACCCTGGGCATTGGACTGAGGATATGAGGGACGATGCTCTCGAGCCTGCTGATCTTTATGATCGGAATATGGTAGTGGTAGATGTTGGTGGTGGAACTGGGTTCACAACTCTCGGTATTGTTAAGCATGTGGATGCCAAAAATGTCACAATTCTTGACCAGTCACCTCACCAGCTGGCCAAGGCTAAGGAGAAGGAGCCCTTGAAAGAATGCAAGATAGTTGAAGGTGATGCCGAAGATCTGCCATTCCCAACTGATTATGCAGATCGATATGTCTCTGCTGGAAG TATTGAGTACTGGCCGGACCCACAACGTGGAATCAAGGAAGCATACAGGGTGCtaaaaataggaggaaaagCTTGCCTTATAGGCCCTGTATACCCAACCTTTTGGCTGTCTCGTTTTTTTGCAGACGTGTGGATGCTTTTCCCCAAGGAGGAAGAGTACATTGAGTGGTTCAAAAATGCTGGTTTCAAAGATGTTAAACTCAAAAGGATTGGTCCAAAATGGTACCGTGGTGTCCGCCGCCATGGCTTGATTATGGGTTGCTCTGTGACAGGTGTGAAGCCCTTATCTGGGGACTCCCCTCTCCAG CTTGGTCCAAAGGTGGAGGATGTAAGGAAGCCTGTGAATCCATTGGTGTTTCTTTTCCGGCTCATTCTTGGTGCAATGGCAGGAGCTTACTATGTGCTGGTTCCGATTTACATGTGGATTAAAGATCAAATTGTTCCAAAGGGCAGGCCTATCTGA
- the LOC18788282 gene encoding putative calcium-transporting ATPase 13, plasma membrane-type, translating to MSTTLHAKLGCIEIALLFAVQKSTLTKHQRKWHSAFATIYCSRAFNLSSLSKPKFTNTKIPRSPSYATLTVEPDNEFEIDQTTLTDLVKERSLNQLRELGGVEEIASALKTDAEHGIHGYGDAQDIAKRVEAFGSNTYMKPPAKGFFHFVWEAFKDLTIIILSGCAALSLGLGIKVHGLNEGWIDGGSIFIAIILVISVSAVSNYRQNRQFDKLSKVSDNVQIEAVRGGRRQQISIFDIVVGDVICLKIGDQVPADGLFLDGHSLQVDESSMTGESDHVEINQPQNPFLFSGTKVADGYARMLVTSVGMNTTWGEMMSQISRDTNEQTPLQARLNKLTSSIGKVGLVVAFLVLIVLLVRYFTGNTQDENGNQEYNGSKTKVDDILNAVVEIVAAAVTIVVVAIPEGLPLAVTLTLAYSMKRMMVDKAMVRKLSACETMGSATVICTDKTGTLTMNEMKVTKFWLGEEPVAEEAFSSISPYVLNLIQEGVALNTTGSIYRPSSDSEIEISGSPTEKAILSWAVHGSKMDMQKVVKSCSILYVEAFNSQKKRSGVLMKRKADNNTIQAHWKGAAEMILAMCTSYYNSSGLVINMDDNAKMRFEQIIQGMAASSLRCIAFAHKEIPAEEQADERDHKALLKEDGLTLLGLVGLKDPCRPGVKEAVGDCQYAGVNVKMITGDNVFTAKAIATECGILKPNQDMFSGAVVEGVQFRNYTPEERMLKVDKICVMARSSPFDKLLMVQCLKQKGHVVAVTGDGTNDAPALKEADIGLSMGIQGTEVAKESSDIVIMDDNFASVATVLKWGRCVYNNIQKFIQFQLTVNVAALVINFVAAVSAGEVPLTAVQLLWVNLIMDTLGALALATEKPTKELMEKKPVGRTEPLITNIMWRNLLPQALYQIAILLTLQFRGKSIFGVDDKVKDTLIFNTFVLCQVFNEFNARKLEKKNVFKGIHTNKLFLGIIAVTILLQVVMVEFLKKFADTERLNWGQWGACIGIAAVSWPIGWVVKSIPVPEKPIFSYLKMKKHKKNFS from the coding sequence ATGTCGACCACCCTGCATGCGAAACTTGGGTGCATTGAAATTGCGTTGCTTTTTGCTGTTCAAAAAAGCACTCTTACCAAACACCAAAGAAAATGGCATTCTGCTTTTGCAACCATCTACTGCTCTAGAGCCTTCAACCTTTCTTCTCTATccaaacccaaattcacaaacaCCAAAATACCTCGCTCTCCCTCTTATGCCACTCTTACTGTCGAGCCAGATAATGAGTTTGAAATTGATCAAACCACCCTCACTGACCTTGTCAAGGAGAGAAGCCTCAACCAGCTCCGGGAGCTGGGAGGGGTTGAAGAAATAGCATCAGCTCTCAAAACTGATGCAGAGCATGGAATCCATGGCTATGGTGATGCTCAAGACATTGCCAAAAGAGTTGAAGCCTTTGGCTCAAACACATACATGAAGCCACCAGCAAAAGGGTTCTTCCATTTTGTTTGGGAAGCTTTTAAAGACCTCACAATTATCATCCTCTCAGGCTGTGCTGCACTCTCTCTTGGTCTCGGGATCAAAGTGCATGGCCTTAATGAAGGCTGGATCGATGGTGGAAGCATATTTATCGCAATCATTCTGGTGATTTCTGTGTCGGCTGTAAGTAATTACAGGCAGAACAGGCAGTTTGATAAGTTATCAAAAGTCAGTGACAATGTCCAAATTGAAGCTGTGAGAGGCGGCAGGCGCCAACAGATTTCGATATTCGATATTGTTGTAGGCGATGTCATTTGCTTGAAGATTGGAGATCAAGTTCCAGCTGACGGGTTGTTTCTTGATGGCCATTCATTACAAGTAGATGAATCAAGCATGACGGGGGAAAGTGACCATGTGGAAATAAATCAACCCCAAAATCCATTCTTGTTCTCTGGCACCAAAGTGGCTGATGGCTACGCTCGGATGCTTGTAACTTCTGTGGGCATGAACACAACTTGGGGTGAAATGATGAGCCAAATCAGCCGTGACACGAATGAACAGACGCCTTTACAAGCTCGCCTCAACAAGCTAACTTCATCAATTGGTAAAGTTGGTTTGGTTGTTGCTTTTCTAGTGCTCATTGTCTTGTTAGTTAGATACTTCACAGGAAATACACAGGATGAGAATGGAAATCAGGAGTATAATGGCAGCAAGACCAAAGTTGATGACATATTAAACGCGGTCGTTGAGATTGTAGCAGCTGCAGTTACAATTGTTGTGGTGGCAATTCCAGAAGGCTTGCCTTTAGCTGTGACTCTGACTCTTGCTTATTCCATGAAGAGAATGATGGTTGATAAAGCAATGGTGAGGAAGCTCTCTGCTTGTGAGACCATGGGCTCTGCTACCGTCATTTGTACTGACAAAACAGGCACTCTCACCATGAATGAAATGAAGGTGACTAAGTTTTGGTTGGGTGAAGAACCCGTGGCAGAGGAAGCTTTTTCATCCATATCTCCATATGTTCTTAATTTGATCCAAGAAGGGGTTGCTCTGAATACAACTGGTAGCATATACAGGCCTAGTTCCGATTCAGAAATTGAAATCTCAGGCAGTCCTACTGAGAAGGCTATTCTTTCATGGGCGGTACATGGATCGAAGATGGATATGCAGAAAGTGGTGAAGAGTTGTAGCATTCTGTACGTTGAGGCCTTCAATTCACAGAAGAAACGAAGTGGGGTTTTGATGAAGAGGAAGGCTGACAACAATACAATTCAAGCACATTGGAAAGGAGCTGCTGAGATGATACTAGCAATGTGCACAAGTTACTACAATTCCTCTGGACTTGTTATAAATATGGATGACAATGCAAAAATGAGATTTGAGCAGATTATTCAAGGTATGGCAGCTAGCAGCCTCAGATGCATTGCATTTGCACATAAAGAAATTCCAGCAGAGGAGCAAGCGGATGAACGAGACCACAAAGCTTTGCTAAAAGAAGATGGATTGACTCTATTAGGACTTGTTGGTCTTAAAGATCCATGCCGTCCTGGGGTGAAGGAAGCAGTTGGAGACTGTCAATATGCAGGGGTAAATGTCAAAATGATCACAGGTGACAATGTTTTCACTGCAAAAGCCATAGCCACAGAATGTGGGATACTCAAGCCTAATCAGGACATGTTCAGTGGAGCAGTGGTAGAAGGTGTGCAATTTCGCAACTACACGCCGGAAGAGAGAATGTTGAAGGTGGACAAAATCTGTGTAATGGCAAGGTCCTCCCCATTTGACAAGCTCCTAATGGTGCAATGCTTGAAACAGAAAGGCCATGTGGTTGCAGTGACAGGTGACGGCACGAATGATGCACCTGCTTTGAAAGAAGCTGATATAGGACTTTCCATGGGAATTCAAGGCACAGAAGTTGCCAAAGAGAGCTCAGATATTGTGATCATGGATGACAACTTTGCATCAGTGGCCACAGTTTTGAAATGGGGAAGATGTGTTTACAATAACATCCAGAAGTTCATCCAATTCCAGCTCACTGTCAATGTTGCAGCTCTTGTGATCAACTTTGTAGCAGCAGTTTCAGCAGGTGAAGTCCCATTAACAGCAGTTCAATTGCTGTGGGTGAATTTGATCATGGACACACTAGGTGCTCTGGCTCTTGCCACTGAGAAGCCCACAAAAGAACTCATGGAGAAGAAACCAGTGGGAAGGACTGAGCCTCTCATCACCAACATCATGTGGAGGAACCTCTTGCCTCAAGCACTGTACCAGATTGCAATCCTCCTGACCCTGCAATTCAGAGGCAAATCAATCTTTGGTGTGGATGACAAGGTAAAGGACACCTTGATCTTCAACACTTTTGTGCTGTGCCAGGTGTTCAATGAGTTCAATGCAAGGAAGcttgagaagaagaatgtgTTCAAGGGCATTCACACCAACAAATTGTTTCTGGGGATCATTGCAGTGACAATTCTGCTTcaggtggtgatggtggaaTTTCTCAAGAAGTTTGCAGATACAGAGAGGTTGAATTGGGGGCAATGGGGTGCATGTATTGGAATTGCAGCTGTTTCTTGGCCAATTGGTTGGGTTGTCAAGTCTATACCTGTACCAGAGAAACCCATTTTCAGCTATCTGAAGATGAAAAAACATAAGAAGAACTTCAGTTGA
- the LOC18790661 gene encoding calmodulin-like protein 8 isoform X1 — MADVLSEEQIVEFKEAFCLFDKDGDGEFPTIMSSILGCITVDELATVIRSLDQNPTEEELQDMISEVDVDGNGTIEFAEFLSLMANKMKETDAEEELKEAFKVFDKDQNGYISATELRHVMINLGEKLTDEEVEQMIKEADLDGDGQVNYDEFVKMMMTIG; from the exons ATGGCAGATGTTCTGAGTGAAGAACAGATTGTTGAGTTTAAAGAAGCCTTCTGTCTATTTGACAAGGATGGAGATGGTGAGTTTCCTACTATCATGTCCTCAATTCTTG GTTGCATTACCGTTGATGAATTGGCGACGGTGATTCGGTCTCTGGATCAGAATCCGACGGAGGAGGAGCTTCAGGATATGATAAGTGAAGTAGACGTTGATGGAAATGGGACCATAGAATTTGCAGAGTTCTTGAGCTTAATGGCAAACAAAATGAAG GAAACTGATGCAGAGGAGGAGCTCAAAGAGGCCTTCAAAGTGTTTGACAAGGATCAGAATGGATATATATCAGCTACTGAG TTGAGGCATGTAATGATCAATCTAGGCGAAAAATTGACCGACGAAGAGGTCGAGCAGATGATCAAGGAGGCTGATTTGGATGGTGATGGCCAAGTTAACTATGATGAATTTGTTAAGATGATGATGACCATTGGATGA